A window of Cytobacillus sp. FSL H8-0458 genomic DNA:
TCAATACTCCAAGAGGTTAATATTATTTTAAACACAGCTTGAAGGTTGGTTATCTTAGTAATTTTTATTCTAACATATTCGTTCACTAAAGGACTAAAATTTTTGCTAGAAAAAATAGGGGGGCTAATTGTCGTCTTTATATCTTTCCACTAATACCGGCTGAAGCTGTTTGCCTTCCATTGCATGAAGCACTGTATCAGATAATGCTGTCATCCTTGCCACCATTGAATTCGGCTTCTTCACTGGATCATCCTGGCCATATGGAATAAAATATATATTTTTCGTAGCCATTAGTCTCATTAAGTTTACTCCGTTTAAACCTAATGCATCATTTGTAGATATTCCCAGCACGACTGGCTTCCCGTTTCTTAAAGTTGCCTTTGCTGCCATCAGCACAGGCGAATCGGTCATGGCATTGGCGAATTTGCTCATCGTATTTCCGGTAAGCGGGGCAATCACCATGCAATCAAGAGGAATTTTAGGGCCCAGCGGCTCAGCTTTCACAATTGAATCAATCACTTTATGTCCAGTAAGATCTTCTATTCTCTGAATCCAGTCTTCCCCTTTTCCGAATCTGGTCTCAGTGCTCTTTACCGTAAAGGTGACGACGGGAAGGACTTCAGCCCCTGCAAGAACAAGTCTTTCTATTTCCGGGAACACTGCATCATATGTGCAATGCGAGCCAGTTAATCCGAATCCGATTCTTTTTCCCTTCAAACTCATATTGTATTCCCCTTTCTCTTTTGCAAATCTTCCTTAATCAATTGAGAAAGAACATTCGCCAGTATCTGTCCTGCTGTTTTTGGAGCAACGATTCCAGGCAGGCCAGGGGCGAGCAGTGCTTTTACTCCCCGTTTTTCTGCGTAGCGGAAATCGGTTCCTCCAGGCTTTGAAGCCAGGTCAATAATGAGCGTATGTGTCGGCATCTTCGATATGACGGAAGCTGTTACAACTAGATGGGGAGCTGTGTTTATGCAAATATCAACATCTTTTACCGCATCCTCAATCTCTTTCAGGTTAAATGGAGTTAGGCCCATTTCCGTTATCCTGGCGATATGCTCACTTTTTCTAGCCCCCACCTTTACTTTTGCACCCAGTGCATGAAAGGTTCTTGCTACACTCATTCCAACTCTGCCAAGGCCGATTACAGCAATATTAGAACCATGTATGGTGAAATCTGTATGCTGGATTGCCATCATGATGGTTCCTTCAACTGTTGGGATAGAATTATAAATAGCTACATCATCCCGTTCAAATAATTGAACAAGACGGCGGTCTGCCGATTTGGTTACTCCGGTTAAATATGAATTGGTTATGCCGGAATAGACTGTACAGTGTGCTGGAGTCTGGACGAGAATTTCCTCTTCAAAAATCACTTTTTCATTGGAGAAAATCGTTTCAATCTGACCCTCCAGACCCGTACCGGGAACAGGCAGGATAATCGCGTCTATATTGGAAAAGTCCACTTCATCTATTTTTTCTTTTACTGCACCAGAGAACGCATGATCGAGCTGCTCAAAACCAATTAATGCGAGCTTTGCATCAAGCTCAGTCAGTTTACGGATGATTTCGAGCTGCCTTGCATCACCGCCGATGACTGCTATTTGGGTTCCTGTCAGCATGCAACACTCACCTTCTTTTTTCTTTCATTTTAAGAAAGCATTTATTTTTGAAGCCAAAAACTGCATGACTCCTGGTAAAAAATATCCTCGCACCGGCAACGCCGCTATACTAAGCAGCTGCACAAGACAGCAATTGCAAGCAGATTTATCTTTAAACGAAATGTGGCGTTATATTTTGGCCGGCAATTCAATTAATAATCATAAGGGAATTGTTGTAATGAACTACTTCAACATCTTATGTATGAACGGGGCAATAGGTGAGTTTTCCACTTAAAAGAAAATGGGTCAAAGGTGAAAGGGATTTTAAAGGATTGAGGGGATTGGCTTCAAACGGTAAAAAACAAAAAGGACCTAATCGGCCCTTCGTTCAAAACTAATCCTGCTGATCTTCAGATTCCGGGATATCAATAATGATCATGTCATTGCCTATCTTCCTGATATGCTGCCATGAAACCCGGATTTCATCTCCCTGGCGCTTGAAGCCGAACCACTTTAATGAAGGGATGAGCAATGCCTGAATCTGCCCGTTTTTTTCATTTATTTCAAGGTCTGTCTGCCCAAGTACTCCCAGCCGTTCTGCACGCTTCACATCCACAATTTCCTTTCCGCTCAGCTCACTTAATCTCATCATCTGCCCTCCTTTTCTCTTTCTCTATATTTTTATCGTTCAGCCTGGCGTTTTAGAAGTCCAGGACAAAGAAAAGCGCAAGCGCCTTGTCCACGAAGGAACTCGGACCAGGAACGCCACGTCCTGTGGCAACGTCTGCATGATCCCCCATCCTCCCAAAAGCTGTCGCTTTTCGGTCGTGCGATGTTTATGCTGACGAAGCTTTCCTTGTCCTGTGGGCCTCAAGCACAAGATGAGCCTCTCGGAAAGGCGTTCTTTGCATTTCTGGGAGGCTTGGTTTGTGACCTAGAGGGGGTAGGCGCTGGAGCTAGACAGTTATCGAAGTAAAAAATTTATACCTTCTTATTAAAAAAAGAAAACAGCCTGCAGGATACAGGCTGTTTCTCCAATTTTGCTATCGGACCAATATATTAAAGATTTTTTGGAAGTTCTCCATCAGGGCTGATTAAAGCCACAGAATAATGATCTGTAAAAATGGAGTTCGCCATATTATTAACGCCCTGCATGGAAACTGCATCGATTTCATCGACAATTTCATCCATAGACCGATGTCGGCCCAGAAGCAGTTCGTTTTTGCCATTGCGGCTCATCCTGCTGTTTGTGCTTTCAAGGCTTAGCATTAAGCTTCCTTTGAGCTGTTCTTTACTGTTATTCAGCTCTTTATCTGTGATACCTTCTTTTTTAAGAGTGGCAAGGGTTTCGTGAATCGTATCGAAAAGAACATCCAGCTGCTTAGCTCCCGTTCCGCCGTAAAGCGTCACTATTCCGCTATCTTGGAAGGCAGAATGATATGAGAAAACAGAATAAGCCAATCCTTTTTGTTCCCTGACATCCTGGAATAGGCGGCTGCTCATGCTTCCACCCAAAATATTATTTAAAACAATCAGATTGTATATATCCTCATGCCCTACCTGCAGACCCTCGAACCCTAAGCAAAGATGAGCCTGCTCTGTATCCTTTTTACGGGCAAGATGGTTTGAATGAAACTCCGGCTTCTGCTCTGTGCGTTCTCTCTTGCCGCCTTCGTAGGATCCAAAGTATTTTTCTACTTCTTTGATGAAAGATTCCTCGATATTTCCGGCAATGGAAATTACGACATTTTCAGGCGTGTATGTTTCATGCATATACTGTTTTAATGTTTCACCATTAAAAGTGGCCAGCGTTCCTTCAGTGCCAAGAATCGGATAGCCAAGTGAGTGGTTCTCGTAGATTGCTTTGCTCAAAAGATCATGAACGATATCATCAGGCGTGTCTTCATACATTTTGATTTCTTCGTATACAACATTCTTTTCTTTGTTAAGTTCCTCATCCACAAATGTAGAGTTAAAAAACATATCAGAGAGCACTTCGAGTGCAAAATCAGAATGGGTATCCAGTACTTTTGCGTAGTAGCATGTGTATTCTTTTGAAGTGAAGGCATTCACCTGCCCGCCAATGCTATCAAAGCTCTCAGCAATTTCCCGGGCTGATCTCGTTTTCGTTCCTTTGAAGAACATATGCTCAAGGAAATGAGAAATTCCGTTATTCTCGGGAATCTCATTTCTTGAACCTGTTCCGATCCATACTCCTATCGCTACAGAACGGACGGTTGGAATGTTTTCTAGTACGACTCTTACCCCGTTTTGGCATGTATATTTCTTGATCAAATAAATTCCTCCTGTTCTGAAACCCAAAGACATACGCTTACATTAGTTTATATTATTATTGTTATTTTTTCCAAAATCCTGATTATTATTTTCTCTATATTGGATTCTCTTCTCGCTTAACATCTCGGATACTGTTCCTATCTCCAGGTTCTTCTGCTTAAGCCCTGTTATAAGTCTATCAAGTGATTTTTCGGTGGATTCCGTAGGATGCATCAGGATTAATGCTCCATTATGGACCTTTGATAACACTCTGTTTATCAGCACATCCGGGGAGGGCTTCCTCCAATCCACTGTATCAACAGTCCACATGACGGTGCCAAGGTTTTTCTCGGCAGCAATCTTCACTGTTTCATCTCTATAGCTGCCGCTTGGAGGTGCAAACCATGTAATAGGCTTACTCAGTTTTTCATCCATTGTGGCTTCAATCACATCATTTGTTTTTTGTATTTCTTCCCTTGTCCTTGCAGAAGAGATCACTTTCATATCAGGATGGGTGTACGAATGGTTGCCTACTTCATGGCCTGCATCCATAATCATTCTTGCGAGTTCCGGATTATTCTTTACCCATCTTCCTTCAAGAAAAAAACTTGCTGACACATTATGTTCCTTTAAAGTAGCAAGCATACCGGACAAATATTCATTTCCCCATGCCACATTAATAATGAAGCTGACCATCGGTTTATCGGGATGGCCTTTATATACAGGTGACGGCGGCAGGTCCTTTAACTTCACCTTTGGTTCAATTTGTTTAAATACAAGCTTATCATCTTTGAACTTTTTGCCTGATTTCATTTTTTTATATGATGCCTCAACATCTACTTCAATGCCGTTAAGACCGGGAATGGCTTTCCATACAGGGTCTATTTTTGCGTCCTGTGCAGGAATGCTGTATTCCTCTTTTTTCGCTGTAATTTCTTCATATAGTGAATCCTTAGGCTTGGAAACAGTTACGGCATCTGTTTCTTGTTTAAGGCCTGATACATACTGATCAGTAAAAGGATTATTGATAAAAACAAGTGCCATCACAAACATGATAATAATATGGATAAACTTTCTCATTCTTCATGCCTCCTTCAATTCATAGTATGATTTGAAGGGACAAGGTAGAACGGAACCGAAAAACAAAGGTATGCAATATAGGGCAAAAGCCCATGGAAATTCGTATATGTAAAAAGCCAGGGTTTCCCCTGGCTTTTAGGAAAATTCGCCCGCAAAATGCTTCTCTTTTAAATAGAGGTTAGTATTATTGCTGTGCTTTTTCCTTTTGCTCACGCTGTTCACGCAATACGGCTTTGCGGGAAAGATTTACGCGGCCTTGCTTATCGATTTCAGTAACCTTTACTAGAAGCTCGTCACCAATGGATAGAACATCTTCCACTTTTCCTACACGCTCTTCAGCAAGTTCAGAAATGTGAACTAA
This region includes:
- the dpaB gene encoding dipicolinate synthase subunit B, whose translation is MSLKGKRIGFGLTGSHCTYDAVFPEIERLVLAGAEVLPVVTFTVKSTETRFGKGEDWIQRIEDLTGHKVIDSIVKAEPLGPKIPLDCMVIAPLTGNTMSKFANAMTDSPVLMAAKATLRNGKPVVLGISTNDALGLNGVNLMRLMATKNIYFIPYGQDDPVKKPNSMVARMTALSDTVLHAMEGKQLQPVLVERYKDDN
- the dpaA gene encoding dipicolinic acid synthetase subunit A; amino-acid sequence: MLTGTQIAVIGGDARQLEIIRKLTELDAKLALIGFEQLDHAFSGAVKEKIDEVDFSNIDAIILPVPGTGLEGQIETIFSNEKVIFEEEILVQTPAHCTVYSGITNSYLTGVTKSADRRLVQLFERDDVAIYNSIPTVEGTIMMAIQHTDFTIHGSNIAVIGLGRVGMSVARTFHALGAKVKVGARKSEHIARITEMGLTPFNLKEIEDAVKDVDICINTAPHLVVTASVISKMPTHTLIIDLASKPGGTDFRYAEKRGVKALLAPGLPGIVAPKTAGQILANVLSQLIKEDLQKRKGNTI
- a CDS encoding YlmC/YmxH family sporulation protein, whose amino-acid sequence is MRLSELSGKEIVDVKRAERLGVLGQTDLEINEKNGQIQALLIPSLKWFGFKRQGDEIRVSWQHIRKIGNDMIIIDIPESEDQQD
- a CDS encoding M16 family metallopeptidase, giving the protein MIKKYTCQNGVRVVLENIPTVRSVAIGVWIGTGSRNEIPENNGISHFLEHMFFKGTKTRSAREIAESFDSIGGQVNAFTSKEYTCYYAKVLDTHSDFALEVLSDMFFNSTFVDEELNKEKNVVYEEIKMYEDTPDDIVHDLLSKAIYENHSLGYPILGTEGTLATFNGETLKQYMHETYTPENVVISIAGNIEESFIKEVEKYFGSYEGGKRERTEQKPEFHSNHLARKKDTEQAHLCLGFEGLQVGHEDIYNLIVLNNILGGSMSSRLFQDVREQKGLAYSVFSYHSAFQDSGIVTLYGGTGAKQLDVLFDTIHETLATLKKEGITDKELNNSKEQLKGSLMLSLESTNSRMSRNGKNELLLGRHRSMDEIVDEIDAVSMQGVNNMANSIFTDHYSVALISPDGELPKNL
- a CDS encoding polysaccharide deacetylase family protein, which gives rise to MRKFIHIIIMFVMALVFINNPFTDQYVSGLKQETDAVTVSKPKDSLYEEITAKKEEYSIPAQDAKIDPVWKAIPGLNGIEVDVEASYKKMKSGKKFKDDKLVFKQIEPKVKLKDLPPSPVYKGHPDKPMVSFIINVAWGNEYLSGMLATLKEHNVSASFFLEGRWVKNNPELARMIMDAGHEVGNHSYTHPDMKVISSARTREEIQKTNDVIEATMDEKLSKPITWFAPPSGSYRDETVKIAAEKNLGTVMWTVDTVDWRKPSPDVLINRVLSKVHNGALILMHPTESTEKSLDRLITGLKQKNLEIGTVSEMLSEKRIQYRENNNQDFGKNNNNNIN